A stretch of Microbulbifer bruguierae DNA encodes these proteins:
- a CDS encoding TRAP transporter substrate-binding protein, whose amino-acid sequence MKKINWYPAVILGLLALLVLTFGALVVSRSDQEQTVSTLKDQSLKSSGQQIFEWKLVTTWPKNFPGLGSAPERFAKNVAKMSDGRLKIKVYGAGELVPAMSVFGAVSDGAAQVGHGAAYYWKGKLPAAQFFTAVPFGLNAQEMNGWLHYGGGLALWEELYEPFDLIPMAGGSTGVQMAGWFNKEINSVEDLKGLKMRIPGLGGEVLNRAGGTAVTIPGGELYTALQTGVIDATEWVGPYNDLAFGFHQIARYYYYPGWHEPGSILEIIINKTAFEKLPKDLQAIVRTAARDANQDMLDEYTARNNRALKELVEEHGIELRKLPDDVIAHLKQINQHIMQETAAKDPQFKRVYNAFLEFESQVIPYHRISEEAYYETREISAE is encoded by the coding sequence ATGAAAAAAATAAACTGGTACCCCGCCGTAATCCTCGGCCTGCTCGCCCTGCTGGTCCTTACCTTCGGTGCCCTCGTCGTCTCGCGCAGCGACCAGGAACAAACCGTGTCCACCCTCAAAGACCAGTCGCTGAAAAGCTCAGGCCAGCAGATCTTCGAGTGGAAACTCGTCACCACCTGGCCGAAAAATTTCCCCGGCCTCGGCAGTGCCCCCGAACGTTTCGCAAAAAATGTGGCAAAAATGTCCGATGGTCGCCTCAAGATCAAAGTCTACGGCGCCGGTGAACTGGTACCCGCGATGAGCGTGTTTGGCGCGGTATCCGATGGCGCGGCGCAGGTGGGCCACGGCGCGGCCTATTACTGGAAGGGAAAACTCCCCGCTGCACAGTTTTTTACCGCGGTACCCTTCGGCCTGAACGCCCAGGAAATGAATGGCTGGCTGCACTACGGCGGCGGACTGGCGCTGTGGGAAGAATTGTACGAGCCGTTTGATCTGATCCCGATGGCCGGCGGCTCTACCGGCGTGCAGATGGCCGGCTGGTTCAATAAGGAAATTAACTCCGTCGAGGATCTGAAGGGCCTCAAAATGCGCATTCCGGGACTGGGCGGTGAGGTTCTGAACCGCGCCGGCGGTACCGCCGTCACGATTCCCGGTGGCGAACTCTACACCGCGCTACAGACCGGCGTGATCGACGCAACCGAATGGGTCGGACCCTACAACGACCTGGCGTTTGGGTTTCACCAGATTGCCAGATACTACTATTACCCAGGCTGGCATGAACCGGGTTCCATCCTCGAAATCATCATCAACAAAACCGCGTTCGAAAAATTGCCGAAGGATCTGCAAGCCATCGTCCGCACCGCCGCTCGCGACGCCAACCAGGACATGCTCGACGAATACACCGCGCGCAACAACCGCGCGCTGAAAGAACTGGTGGAAGAACACGGAATAGAGCTGCGCAAGCTGCCGGACGATGTCATCGCACATTTAAAACAAATCAATCAACACATCATGCAGGAAACGGCGGCGAAGGATCCCCAGTTCAAGCGTGTCTACAACGCTTTCCTGGAATTTGAATCCCAGGTGATTCCCTACCATCGGATTAGTGAAGAAGCCTATTACGAGACGCGAGAAATAAGTGCCGAATAA
- a CDS encoding RHS repeat-associated core domain-containing protein produces MRNYSFLSKGFRFSFRKIRGAALAEYLPIISIGVLMGAIGVQQYGGVVREHIAEASEQIASNYYKGWFYPEAEEALPPVRGGAGNPPTSGPADPGDPSNPQPGDPADPGNPLDPGEDPISPPPVSNPLPPGTGGGGLGMCMSDGGGDGGAFPSAAPTNTFVGNPINFGNGNKHQAETDYRHYLNNPLVFTRYYNSLQQDQSRTLGHGWGHSFQRRLDIEQDSEQQDSDTQVVHAFRDDGSYYRFTFDNQQWQAEGVVDRLARTDNGWRYTTLQGATEDYDAGGRLQSVQYIDGARHSLTYQGGLLQRVEDNRGPALQFYYGASRTLERVALPGEQSLYFDYDTHGNLSGYRKTDTSAWQSLSRVLAGSDATYHYEHSKFPHALTGITDADDKRFATWDYDALGRATLSRHGDNTNQIKIAYNKDGTVTTTNAMGLQTTYHLEPARPGYRRLVRVDGKATPTCPDVRENHQYDEHGFLALSVDGEGHALRLQRNPRGLVELEEDGLVQQQGQWVATEGSRRVDRQWHPELPLMTEVTHSRFHEGQWQSYLKVDHRYDPSGRRVSTTQTDISQQSFPYSTYGDTRSWSYDYTENPNLPGVLASLTIDGPRAPDADGRDDLYVYTFNDRGQIARVTNPLGHTTEIDGYDAQGNPTSAQLANGLNILLGYDHQGRLQSLTKQSSDKEITTTFQHNPNGTLERITFADGSWQRYQYNDARQLTEVNNNWGETLYITPGDISGNWTAQEIYDASGQLVRKSQRMLDALGRVHQIIGNYGQHTEFGYTRTGQIKTVTQQGIDNPSERHYDSLDRLVTSIDALQGKTQIEYSLQGPVAQVTDAEGSKTRYIHNGFGEVIWRGSDSTGESTYWRDPAGNIIRQQSGENPNHTLWHYDHLNRLTHADYPGETEDSQYRYDQRDDIHGNGIGKLTSLIDHHSQTDYQYNDHGQTTAEIRTFNDNPSESDTQILRYGYNDTAALEYIQYNNGAQARYHYKKDRITAVDYIDNTGKKHPILDDIEYQAFAGPKAWQTGNGLNYRRESDLDGRITEIRLTDDEEILWQQKYQHDTSNNITQIEKIEQGQRQKTDYDYDDLHRLTGEEHQASSPENSYTTGYTYDGVGNRLTKTHNGELTEYQYETGNRLTQWGQVKYLHQPKQSEYKNKKSVPTSASESFENPPLQSPNVRLQLNEEGDLEEHRHNQKNRLAAYFKNGKQIAEYRYTGNGQRTVKQTESKRIYYQYLLTTQLTQEIEIEEAVDTKETHYLWLGSTPIAHIKDSNENQAITYLHADHLNTPRAGTDKTNNITWRWESDAFGVPMKKSTSSKENQITINLRFPGQYYDQESGLHYNYFRDYDPGLGRYIQSDPIGLNGGLNIFAYVGASPLSFFDNLGLRALTQGEITLAKSIFGDSIEYEKVEIRQERFAGIIPVPRNRAMAPSGKIYFHPENKSYREDFSKSGLSLQGLFIHEMTHVWQYQSGESVIGRGMVERDYEYVIGSRICTEDGRFDDQPLEAQGNLIMDFFFMRNGYLTADWGSQTYLQLYTLFDYEVALEDFLNDPNYLAKKNGKRD; encoded by the coding sequence GTGCGCAATTACTCTTTTCTGTCAAAAGGGTTCCGTTTTTCGTTCCGAAAAATTCGCGGTGCCGCCCTCGCAGAATATCTCCCCATTATTTCCATCGGCGTACTCATGGGCGCAATCGGCGTGCAGCAGTATGGCGGCGTGGTACGGGAGCATATTGCCGAGGCCTCCGAGCAAATTGCCTCGAACTATTACAAGGGATGGTTTTATCCGGAAGCGGAGGAAGCACTTCCGCCGGTCAGGGGTGGCGCGGGCAATCCGCCTACCAGTGGCCCCGCAGACCCCGGCGATCCCTCGAACCCACAACCGGGAGATCCTGCAGACCCGGGCAATCCCCTCGACCCCGGTGAGGACCCGATTTCCCCGCCACCCGTCAGCAATCCCCTGCCCCCCGGCACCGGTGGCGGCGGCCTGGGTATGTGCATGTCAGACGGTGGCGGCGACGGCGGAGCCTTCCCGAGCGCTGCCCCCACCAACACCTTTGTCGGCAACCCGATCAACTTTGGCAACGGCAACAAGCATCAGGCGGAAACCGATTATCGCCATTACCTGAACAACCCGCTGGTCTTTACCCGCTATTACAACAGCCTGCAGCAAGATCAGTCCCGCACCCTGGGCCATGGCTGGGGACACAGCTTCCAGCGGCGTCTGGATATCGAGCAGGATAGTGAACAGCAGGACAGCGATACGCAGGTGGTACACGCCTTCCGGGATGACGGCAGCTACTACCGGTTTACCTTCGACAACCAGCAATGGCAGGCCGAGGGCGTCGTAGACCGACTTGCCCGAACGGACAACGGCTGGCGATACACCACCCTGCAAGGCGCCACCGAAGACTACGATGCAGGCGGCCGCCTGCAGTCGGTGCAATACATAGACGGTGCCAGGCACAGCCTCACCTATCAGGGTGGTCTGCTACAGCGGGTCGAGGATAACCGCGGCCCGGCGCTCCAGTTTTACTACGGCGCATCCCGAACACTCGAGCGCGTCGCCCTCCCCGGCGAGCAGAGCCTGTATTTTGACTACGATACCCATGGCAACCTGAGCGGGTACCGGAAAACCGATACCAGCGCCTGGCAATCCCTCTCGCGGGTGCTGGCCGGCAGCGATGCCACCTACCACTACGAACACTCCAAATTCCCCCACGCCCTGACCGGCATCACCGACGCTGACGACAAACGGTTCGCCACCTGGGATTACGACGCCCTCGGCCGCGCGACCCTCAGTCGCCACGGGGACAACACCAATCAGATAAAAATCGCCTACAACAAAGACGGCACCGTCACTACCACCAACGCCATGGGCCTGCAGACCACCTATCACCTGGAGCCGGCCCGCCCGGGCTACCGCCGCTTGGTGCGCGTCGACGGCAAGGCAACCCCCACCTGTCCCGACGTGCGGGAAAATCACCAATACGACGAGCACGGCTTTCTCGCCCTGTCGGTCGATGGTGAAGGCCACGCCCTGCGCCTGCAGCGCAACCCGCGGGGACTAGTGGAACTGGAGGAAGACGGCCTAGTGCAACAACAGGGCCAGTGGGTCGCCACAGAGGGCAGCCGCCGTGTCGATCGCCAGTGGCACCCGGAGCTGCCGCTGATGACCGAAGTGACCCACAGCCGTTTTCACGAAGGGCAATGGCAGAGCTACCTCAAGGTCGACCACCGCTACGACCCCAGCGGCCGCCGTGTCAGCACCACCCAAACCGACATCAGCCAGCAGAGTTTTCCTTACAGTACCTACGGCGATACCCGCAGCTGGAGTTACGACTACACCGAAAACCCGAACCTCCCCGGAGTGCTCGCCAGTCTCACGATTGATGGCCCAAGGGCGCCGGACGCGGATGGTCGTGACGATCTATACGTTTACACATTCAACGACCGGGGACAGATCGCCCGCGTCACCAACCCCCTCGGCCACACCACCGAAATCGACGGCTATGACGCGCAGGGCAATCCCACCTCCGCGCAACTCGCCAACGGCCTGAACATCCTGCTCGGCTATGACCACCAGGGTCGGCTGCAAAGCCTTACCAAGCAGAGCTCAGACAAAGAGATCACCACCACCTTCCAACACAACCCCAACGGCACCCTGGAGCGCATCACCTTCGCCGACGGCAGCTGGCAGCGCTACCAGTACAACGACGCCCGCCAACTCACCGAAGTCAACAACAACTGGGGCGAAACCCTCTACATCACCCCCGGTGACATCAGTGGCAACTGGACCGCCCAGGAAATCTACGATGCCAGCGGCCAGCTGGTGCGCAAATCCCAGCGCATGCTCGACGCCCTCGGGCGGGTCCACCAGATCATCGGTAACTACGGCCAGCACACGGAATTCGGCTACACCCGCACCGGCCAGATCAAAACCGTCACTCAACAAGGAATCGACAACCCCAGCGAGCGCCATTACGACAGTCTCGACCGACTCGTTACCAGCATCGACGCCCTGCAGGGCAAAACCCAGATTGAATACAGCCTCCAGGGCCCCGTCGCCCAAGTCACCGACGCCGAGGGCAGCAAAACCCGCTATATCCACAACGGCTTCGGCGAAGTCATCTGGCGCGGCAGCGACTCCACCGGCGAAAGCACCTACTGGCGCGACCCTGCCGGCAACATCATTCGCCAGCAGAGCGGCGAAAACCCGAACCACACCCTCTGGCACTACGACCACCTCAACCGCCTCACCCACGCCGACTATCCTGGGGAAACCGAAGACAGCCAGTACCGGTACGACCAGCGCGACGACATCCACGGCAACGGCATCGGCAAACTCACCAGCCTGATCGATCACCACAGCCAGACCGACTACCAGTACAACGACCACGGCCAGACCACCGCCGAAATCCGTACCTTCAACGACAATCCCAGCGAAAGTGACACCCAGATCCTGCGCTACGGCTACAACGACACCGCCGCCCTCGAATATATCCAGTACAACAACGGTGCCCAGGCAAGGTACCACTATAAAAAAGACCGTATCACCGCCGTCGACTACATCGACAACACCGGTAAAAAACACCCCATCCTGGATGACATCGAATACCAAGCATTTGCCGGACCCAAGGCATGGCAAACCGGTAACGGCCTCAACTACCGCCGGGAAAGCGACCTGGATGGACGCATTACCGAAATCCGGCTCACCGATGACGAGGAAATCCTCTGGCAACAAAAATACCAGCACGATACCAGCAACAACATCACCCAGATTGAAAAAATCGAACAGGGCCAGAGGCAGAAAACCGACTACGATTACGACGACCTGCACCGACTGACCGGCGAGGAGCACCAGGCCTCAAGTCCAGAAAATAGCTACACCACCGGTTATACCTATGATGGTGTCGGCAACCGCCTCACCAAGACGCATAACGGAGAACTAACAGAATACCAATACGAAACTGGCAACCGGTTGACACAATGGGGCCAAGTAAAATATCTACATCAACCCAAACAAAGCGAATACAAAAATAAGAAATCTGTACCGACATCAGCAAGCGAAAGCTTTGAGAACCCGCCGCTCCAGTCTCCCAATGTCAGATTGCAGCTAAATGAAGAAGGAGATCTGGAAGAGCACCGGCATAACCAGAAAAACCGGCTGGCTGCCTATTTCAAGAATGGGAAGCAAATCGCCGAATACCGCTATACCGGGAATGGTCAACGCACAGTTAAGCAAACAGAATCAAAACGCATCTACTACCAGTACCTACTCACCACCCAGCTGACACAGGAAATCGAAATAGAAGAAGCGGTAGATACAAAAGAAACCCACTATCTTTGGTTGGGTTCAACTCCGATAGCACACATCAAAGATAGTAACGAAAATCAGGCGATCACCTATCTCCATGCCGACCACCTAAACACACCGCGAGCAGGAACCGACAAAACCAATAACATCACCTGGCGCTGGGAAAGTGATGCGTTCGGTGTGCCGATGAAAAAATCAACATCCAGCAAAGAAAACCAAATCACAATTAACCTGAGATTCCCGGGGCAATACTACGATCAGGAATCCGGGCTACATTACAACTACTTCAGAGATTACGACCCTGGCTTGGGGCGTTATATTCAGAGTGATCCGATAGGGTTAAATGGCGGTCTAAATATATTCGCTTATGTAGGGGCGAGCCCGCTCTCATTTTTTGATAACCTGGGACTGAGAGCCCTAACTCAAGGTGAGATTACATTAGCCAAGAGTATTTTTGGTGATTCTATAGAATATGAAAAAGTAGAAATACGGCAAGAGCGATTTGCTGGAATAATACCTGTTCCAAGAAATAGAGCTATGGCCCCTTCTGGGAAAATATATTTTCATCCGGAAAATAAAAGCTACAGGGAAGATTTTTCAAAATCTGGGCTGTCGCTACAAGGACTATTTATCCACGAAATGACGCATGTATGGCAGTATCAGAGTGGGGAAAGTGTTATAGGCCGAGGTATGGTTGAGAGAGACTATGAATATGTAATAGGTAGCAGAATATGCACTGAGGATGGTCGATTTGATGACCAGCCATTAGAGGCTCAAGGAAATCTGATAATGGACTTTTTTTTCATGAGAAATGGATACTTGACAGCTGATTGGGGGTCTCAGACCTACCTCCAGTTGTACACACTATTTGACTATGAGGTCGCGCTGGAAGACTTTTTGAATGATCCCAACTATTTAGCGAAAAAAAACGGAAAGCGTGATTAA
- the uvrD gene encoding DNA helicase II: MDVSELLDPLNDPQREAVAAPPGNQLVLAGAGSGKTRVLVHRIAWLMQVEGASPYSIMAVTFTNKAAREMRGRIEELLGVNTFGMWVGTFHGLAHRLLRAHWQEAKLPQNFQILDSDDQLRLIKRVQNELGLDDKKWSPRETQWWIGAQKDEGIRPQYIQLTGDPWLQTMVRIYSAYEEACQRAGVVDFGELLLRAHELLLNNDGILAHYRRRFPYILVDEFQDTNTIQYAWLRLLAGDQCYITAVGDDDQSIYGWRGARIENIQHFEADLKEVQTVRLEQNYRSTSTILNAANAVIAQNTGRLGKQLWTEGDKGEPIALYSAYNEQDEARFIVERIQDWVRDGNRRDSIAILYRSNAQSRVLEEGLLREQVPYRIYGGQRFYERMEIKNALSYMRLITNRHDDTSFERVVNTPTRGIGARTVDLVREFAREHGSSMWDAAAKMLQQKVLAARAGNALANFLSLIDALDEESTDKTLDHIAELAIEQTGLIDFHSKEKGEKGQTRVENLQELVSACRSFDGIPTVDPDGEAVDEEEIPLINQFLDSAALDAGEGQADEFEDAVQLMTLHSAKGLEFPLVFMAGVEENLFPHKMSAQEPGRMEEERRLCYVGITRAMQKLYITYAESRRLFGSETYNKPSRFVSEIPVEYIHEVRLKTEISKPLFQPNYGKFGGGINPYSDAAPEFDDDLPPLALGGRVDHAKFGEGTVVQFEGSGPRARVQVNFDDAGSKWLVVSMAKLQPL, from the coding sequence ATGGACGTATCTGAACTCTTAGACCCCCTCAACGACCCCCAGCGCGAAGCCGTCGCGGCGCCGCCGGGCAATCAACTGGTTCTGGCCGGCGCCGGCTCGGGCAAGACCCGTGTGCTGGTGCACCGTATCGCCTGGCTGATGCAGGTGGAGGGGGCGTCGCCCTACTCCATTATGGCAGTGACCTTTACCAACAAAGCCGCGCGCGAGATGCGCGGGCGTATCGAGGAGCTGCTGGGGGTAAATACCTTCGGCATGTGGGTGGGCACTTTCCACGGTCTAGCCCATCGCCTGCTGCGCGCCCATTGGCAGGAGGCCAAGCTGCCGCAGAATTTCCAGATTCTCGACAGTGACGACCAGCTGCGCCTGATCAAGCGGGTGCAGAACGAGCTGGGCCTGGACGACAAGAAGTGGTCTCCGCGGGAGACCCAGTGGTGGATCGGCGCACAGAAGGATGAGGGCATTCGCCCCCAGTATATCCAGCTCACCGGCGACCCCTGGCTGCAGACCATGGTGCGTATCTACAGCGCCTACGAAGAGGCCTGCCAGCGCGCCGGGGTGGTGGACTTTGGCGAGCTGCTGCTGCGCGCTCACGAACTGCTGCTGAACAACGACGGCATCCTCGCCCACTATCGCCGCCGCTTCCCGTATATCCTGGTGGACGAGTTCCAGGATACCAACACCATTCAATACGCCTGGCTGCGCCTGCTGGCCGGCGACCAGTGCTATATCACCGCGGTGGGCGACGACGACCAGTCCATTTATGGTTGGCGCGGTGCCAGGATCGAGAACATCCAGCACTTCGAAGCGGATCTGAAGGAGGTGCAGACGGTGCGCCTGGAGCAGAATTACCGCTCCACCAGCACTATCCTCAACGCCGCCAACGCGGTCATTGCGCAGAACACCGGCCGCCTCGGCAAGCAACTGTGGACCGAAGGCGACAAGGGCGAGCCGATTGCCCTTTACTCCGCTTACAACGAACAGGACGAAGCGCGCTTTATCGTCGAACGTATTCAGGACTGGGTGCGCGACGGCAACCGCCGCGACAGCATCGCGATCCTTTACCGTTCCAACGCCCAGTCGCGGGTGCTGGAAGAGGGACTGTTGCGAGAACAGGTCCCCTATCGTATCTACGGTGGCCAGCGCTTCTACGAGCGCATGGAGATCAAGAACGCGCTGTCCTATATGCGCCTGATCACCAATCGCCACGACGACACCTCGTTCGAACGTGTGGTGAATACCCCGACCCGCGGCATTGGCGCGCGCACCGTGGATCTTGTGCGGGAATTCGCCCGAGAGCACGGTAGCTCCATGTGGGACGCGGCCGCCAAAATGCTGCAACAGAAAGTCCTCGCCGCCCGCGCCGGCAATGCGCTGGCCAACTTCCTCAGCCTGATCGACGCGCTCGACGAAGAGAGCACCGATAAAACCCTCGACCATATCGCCGAGCTGGCCATCGAGCAGACCGGCCTGATCGATTTCCACAGCAAAGAAAAAGGTGAGAAGGGCCAGACCCGGGTGGAAAACCTGCAGGAACTGGTGAGCGCCTGCCGCAGTTTCGACGGCATCCCTACCGTCGATCCCGATGGTGAGGCAGTGGATGAGGAAGAAATCCCGCTGATCAACCAGTTCCTCGATAGCGCCGCGCTGGACGCCGGTGAAGGCCAGGCGGACGAATTTGAAGATGCGGTGCAGTTGATGACTCTGCATTCCGCCAAGGGCCTGGAGTTCCCGCTGGTATTTATGGCCGGCGTGGAAGAAAACCTCTTCCCGCACAAAATGTCCGCCCAGGAGCCTGGGCGTATGGAGGAGGAGCGCCGCCTCTGCTACGTGGGCATCACTCGCGCCATGCAGAAGCTGTACATCACCTACGCGGAAAGCCGCCGCCTGTTCGGCAGCGAGACCTACAACAAACCGTCGCGGTTTGTGAGTGAAATCCCGGTGGAATATATCCATGAGGTGCGACTCAAGACGGAAATTTCCAAGCCGCTATTTCAGCCGAACTACGGTAAATTTGGTGGAGGTATCAACCCTTATTCCGATGCCGCCCCGGAATTTGACGACGATCTGCCACCGTTGGCACTGGGTGGCCGCGTCGACCACGCCAAGTTCGGTGAAGGCACCGTGGTGCAGTTCGAGGGCAGCGGCCCGCGTGCAAGAGTGCAAGTCAACTTCGACGATGCCGGCAGTAAATGGTTGGTAGTATCCATGGCGAAACTGCAGCCCCTGTAA
- the hexR gene encoding transcriptional regulator HexR, which translates to MKPAEVTQKISEQLSAMRKSERKVAEYILANPGEIIHMRIVDLATEAQVSEPTVVRFCRAVGCSGFQEFKLNLAQQLASSPSFGQIAVTETDTIAEYKRKVFDSTVDTLLNVRDKIDNRALEAAITVIAAAKRVEFFGFGASGAVAADAKHKFFRLQLAAAAHSDHHMQSMSAMGMEPGDVVVAISQSGRTSSLLRSMEMAKAQGATVIGLGPSGSPVTRQASIPLEVDVEEDIELYTPLSSRIAHLVVIDVLAIGVAQRKGPKLQEHLLKLKKGLYNLREEKH; encoded by the coding sequence GTGAAGCCAGCGGAAGTCACGCAGAAGATCAGCGAGCAGCTAAGCGCCATGCGCAAATCAGAGCGCAAGGTTGCGGAATATATCCTCGCCAATCCCGGTGAAATCATTCATATGCGCATTGTCGATCTGGCCACGGAAGCCCAGGTCAGCGAGCCGACCGTGGTGCGTTTCTGCCGCGCGGTAGGCTGTTCCGGGTTCCAGGAGTTCAAGCTCAACCTTGCCCAGCAGCTGGCCTCCAGCCCCAGTTTCGGCCAGATTGCGGTAACCGAAACCGATACCATCGCCGAGTACAAGCGCAAGGTGTTCGACTCCACCGTCGACACCCTGCTGAATGTACGCGACAAGATCGACAACCGTGCGCTGGAGGCGGCCATCACCGTCATCGCCGCGGCCAAACGCGTCGAATTCTTCGGTTTCGGCGCCTCCGGTGCCGTCGCCGCCGACGCCAAACACAAATTTTTCCGTCTGCAACTTGCCGCCGCTGCCCACTCCGATCACCATATGCAGAGCATGTCCGCGATGGGCATGGAGCCCGGGGATGTGGTAGTTGCCATCTCCCAGAGCGGGCGTACCTCATCACTGCTACGCTCGATGGAAATGGCCAAGGCCCAGGGCGCCACGGTAATCGGCCTGGGTCCCAGCGGCTCTCCGGTCACTCGCCAGGCCAGTATCCCCCTGGAGGTGGATGTGGAGGAAGACATCGAGCTCTACACCCCGCTGTCCTCCCGTATCGCCCACCTGGTAGTGATTGATGTCCTGGCCATCGGCGTCGCCCAACGCAAGGGGCCAAAACTGCAGGAGCACCTGCTGAAACTGAAGAAGGGGCTGTATAACCTTCGTGAGGAAAAGCACTAA
- a CDS encoding DUF4153 domain-containing protein, with amino-acid sequence MQGSSDEHGENLSDSESLGATEKRLILAAALIQGLSLYALKYFDAVDAWSPVWQYLCYTLAVAIPALVIVTIAPRLARGYWLLVAGYMLLLALLAMYRGYQCTPASLVYCGWPHGYETVVGIATFIVAFLLRACATGVEQLQRPQYPALFHFSWDNALTIGLTLVFTGIFWLILFLWQALFKLVGVGFFRELFEKDWFIYPVTWLVAGCGAILFRSQPSFVLTLKRLLRTMLVALLPLLAVLTIVFLATLPFTGLQPIWDTGRGSALLLWLLALLLFFTNGVIQDEFPFARYPTWINRILLLALIVAPLYGAFAVYGLWLRIAQYGWTPERLWGFVVALTLFMLAAAYCISILRTGGHWAGWLRRINTGLALWVLAVCIVTHSPLANFWRISADSQVARLRDGRMALADFDFYFLRRNLGREGLEALREVQTLPVVKQSPEISDYVDRLLAVDKNSSRQLRKHPLSDEKTTRRLHDIPVLPDGSVLVTEFDAKHEARDCVHVNRNCLWLIQDLDGDGTSEYLLFLHTTRRDDNNWLKVSAFSKTEGKWRNFASDSREVTLGFTELQQQLRQQSPELRPSRWHSLYLGHELLFDPTE; translated from the coding sequence ATGCAGGGAAGCAGCGACGAACACGGGGAAAATCTTTCTGATTCAGAAAGTCTCGGCGCGACCGAAAAGCGCCTGATACTCGCCGCAGCCCTGATTCAGGGGCTCAGCCTCTACGCCCTCAAATATTTCGATGCCGTCGACGCCTGGTCGCCGGTGTGGCAATACCTCTGTTATACCCTCGCCGTTGCAATCCCGGCGCTGGTCATCGTTACCATCGCCCCGCGCCTCGCACGGGGTTACTGGCTGCTGGTGGCCGGGTATATGCTGCTGCTGGCACTGCTCGCCATGTACCGCGGCTACCAGTGCACCCCCGCCAGTCTGGTGTATTGCGGCTGGCCCCACGGTTATGAAACCGTCGTCGGCATCGCCACTTTTATTGTCGCTTTCCTGCTGCGCGCCTGCGCTACCGGCGTGGAACAGCTGCAACGGCCGCAGTATCCGGCGCTGTTTCACTTCTCCTGGGACAATGCTCTTACTATCGGCCTGACACTGGTGTTTACCGGCATCTTCTGGCTCATCCTTTTCCTGTGGCAGGCGTTGTTCAAGCTGGTGGGGGTCGGATTTTTTCGCGAGCTGTTTGAGAAGGACTGGTTCATTTATCCGGTGACCTGGCTGGTGGCTGGTTGCGGGGCGATACTGTTCCGCTCCCAGCCGAGCTTTGTGCTGACCCTGAAGCGGTTGTTGCGCACCATGCTGGTGGCGCTGCTGCCGTTACTCGCCGTTCTTACCATCGTGTTTCTCGCCACCCTGCCGTTTACCGGTCTGCAGCCCATCTGGGATACCGGGCGCGGCAGCGCTCTGCTGTTGTGGTTGCTGGCGCTGCTGCTGTTTTTTACCAACGGTGTTATCCAGGACGAATTTCCGTTTGCGCGCTACCCCACCTGGATCAACCGCATTCTGTTGCTGGCGCTGATCGTGGCGCCACTTTACGGTGCCTTTGCAGTGTACGGGCTGTGGCTGCGGATAGCCCAGTATGGCTGGACCCCCGAGCGGCTGTGGGGATTCGTCGTGGCGCTGACCCTGTTTATGCTGGCGGCGGCCTACTGTATTTCCATCCTGCGCACGGGCGGTCACTGGGCCGGATGGCTACGACGAATCAATACTGGACTGGCGTTGTGGGTTCTGGCGGTATGTATCGTCACCCACTCACCGCTGGCGAATTTCTGGCGCATCAGCGCCGACAGTCAGGTGGCGCGACTGCGGGACGGACGAATGGCGCTGGCGGATTTCGATTTCTATTTCCTGCGCCGGAATCTGGGGCGGGAAGGGCTGGAGGCCCTGCGGGAAGTGCAAACCCTGCCAGTCGTGAAGCAGAGCCCGGAGATTTCCGATTACGTCGACCGACTGCTGGCAGTAGATAAAAACTCCAGCCGGCAATTGCGCAAGCACCCGTTGTCCGACGAAAAAACGACGCGCAGGCTACACGACATCCCGGTGCTTCCGGACGGCAGTGTTCTTGTCACGGAATTTGATGCAAAACATGAAGCGCGCGACTGCGTACACGTCAATCGCAACTGCCTGTGGCTGATTCAGGATCTGGATGGAGACGGCACCAGTGAATACCTGCTGTTCCTGCATACCACACGACGGGACGACAACAACTGGCTAAAGGTCAGCGCATTCAGTAAAACCGAAGGCAAATGGCGCAACTTTGCCAGCGACAGTCGCGAAGTGACGCTGGGATTCACCGAACTGCAGCAACAACTTCGACAACAATCGCCGGAACTGCGTCCATCCCGCTGGCATAGCCTGTACCTCGGCCACGAGCTGCTTTTCGATCCCACGGAATAG